DNA from Acidobacteriota bacterium:
GGTCCTTGTTCTTGAGCAGGAATGTCGTCGCCCTGGGGATTTGATCTTGGGACTTCGATCTTAGATCTTGGTTAAGAGTTTGCGATTGCTGGAGCCGAACCAACAACTGCACGACGAGCGCCGTCGTCTCGATCCTTCCCGGCGTTCCCCAACCGTAAAACGGCGTGTTTGTTTCAAGATTCCAATAAACGGTTTGGCCTTCGGATTTGGCGAGCTGCACGAGTCTTTCAGCCGCCTCGCGTGCGGCGTCCGTCTCGCCGGCATCGAGCGCCGCGAGTCCGTAGAGCGCGAGCGTGTACGGCTCGTCAATCTCGGCGTTTCGCGTCTTGAGATAACCGAGCGCTTTCTTCAGCGCTTCGACCGACGTTTTCGAATCGGACCGCGTCATCGCCAAAGCCCGCGCCGCGTAGGTCGTCAGCATTTTCGTCCGGCGGAAATCCTCTTCTTTCTCCCAACTGTGTTTTTTTCGTCCAACTGCCGTCCGCGCGCTGCTGTTTTATCAGATACTCGCGCGCCTTTGCGATCAACGACTCGTCAACCTCGACAAACGCCTTCGCATCGGTCAGGAACCGAAGCGAATATGCCGTCAGCGCGAGGTCCGACTCGGACGTGCCGCCCCAATACGAAAAGCCGCCGTCCGACGATTGATAACCGACGAGACGCTCGTAACCGCGCCGGAGATTTTTCAACGCCATGTTCATAACTGGCGATTTGGGATTCGTGATTTCGGATTTGGGATTCATCCCGGAAACAAACTTCAGAATCATCAGATTCGGATATGTCGACGAAATGGTCTGTTCGCCGCATCCATACGGTCTCTGCAGCAAGCCTTCGACGGATTCCGTGACGTGCGCCATCTGGTTCGGGAAGATCTTGAGCTCGGCCTTCTGCGTTTTCGCGAGCGCGTTGGCGGGGAAGTCGAGATCGAACGCCGCGGAACCGTTGAACAGACTCGATTCCGCGCGGACGATCTCCTCGCCGTCGGGCCGGACCGTGACCGGCTTTTCAATTGCGTCTGAGTCGGTCTGCGCGACCGCCGTGACGCGTTGTTTGCCGTCGGTGACCGCCTGATTTGCTTTGAATCCGAAGATCGCGTTGGCGGATGAATTCGTCGGGACTTCGACGGTCCGCCGGCTTTGATTCGGTTCGATGAACGCGAACCAATCGGCGCGATCCATCGTGACCTCGACCTTTTGCGTCTGCGGCGTATAGTTTCGAACCTGCGCGGGCAAAAGGATCTCGTCGCCGACGGTCAGGAACTTCGGCGGATCGAGGTCGACAAAGAACGGCTGGAAGGCCTTGACGCTCGTCTCGGCGAACCCGACGCGCCCCTGTTTGTCGGACGCGACGGCGTAGATCTTCCACGTCGTGATGTTATCCGCGAGGCGGTAGCGGATCGCGATCTTGCCGTCCTTCTCCGTCACGATTTCCGGAACGAAAAGAAGCGTTTCCGGGAAATACTCGCGAAGGCGCGGCGTCGCGCGCACGGGTTCGGCGCGCGACGGTCCGCCTCCGCCGCTTTTCGTGACGACCCTCAGTCCATCTACCTTAAAGACATTTTCGGAACCCGACGCGCCGTCGATTTGAAATCCTGACTTTTGCGGTTCGATTCGCAGCGAAAGAACGCCGCCCGAAATTATCCTCGGTATGCCCGCGAACCCGGTCCTTGAGATCGTTGTCGAGATCTTGGTCTCGGTCGCGTTGATCACGTTGGTCCCGGCGAAAACCGTCACGACCTCGTTGACCGCGCCCGCCTCGAGCGTCACGTTGACCTCCAACAGTTGTTCGGCGCTGAGAGAAATCTGGTTGACGATCGTGTTTTTGAATCCCGGCGAGGCGACGCGCAACGAGTATATTCCGGCGGGAAGTCCGGTTTGCAGAAATGCGCCTTCGGCATTGGTGCTTGTAATGGACTCGGCCGCCGTTTCGGAGTTGATGACCCGCACTTCGGCGCCGGCCACGGACGCCTTGTTCACGTCCGTCACGACGCCGAAAACGGCGCTCTTGCCGTTTGCAAACACGGTTCGCGGCACGACCAATTTCGGTTTTGCGTCCTCACGCACCTGTTCAGAAAGGATTCCGGAAAAGGCCGCGATATTGATGTCGTAATAATCATCCTTCGTGCCGTTTTCACCGAGGCTGAGTATTCGAAACGTCCCGATCCGGCGAGTGACGGGGGTGATCGAAAGCGTCTCGCGCAACGGCTCGCCCTGTTTCGCGACGTTCTCAATCGTGACCCGGTCGGCGAACATCGATGTTTCTTCGTAATTGAAATAATAGGGCCGTCCCCAACCGTCGCGGAGCGCTTGGAGATCGACGCCTTTGGTCTTTATCAGCGAGAGAAACCCCGCCTCGTCCGCGGGAAACGTCTTCGTTTCGGCAACATAGCGGGCGAGTACTTCGTCGATTTTCTTTTCGAGATCAGCGAAATAGTCGGAGTAATAATTTAGGACATAGAAATTGTCGTAGTCCTCGTCCGGTTTCTCGCCATCGCTCTTTATACTCGTCCTGAAACTGCGGTTATACACGCCGAATTCGAATCGGTAAGGCCGTCCCCAACGGTCGATCAGAGATTCGAGTGAGATGCCTTTTTCAGCAAGCGCCGCGCGGAGCGTTTCGGTGTCGCGAACGAATGCCCCGGTTCGGGTTTCATAAGCCTTGATCGCCTCGACGATCGCGATTCCGGACTTCTTGAAGTAGTCGAAAGAGATGCCGGCCGCTCTGAAGTCGTCAAGGTCGCCAAATCGCTTGTTCGGTCCGGCAGAGTTGATCGCGATCAAATTGTCGCCCCGCGACACAATAAACTGCGCCTTGAACGGCATTCCCCAGGGATCACGGAACGAATCAAAGTCGATTCCGGCTTCGCCGAGGATTCGCCGCAAACCGATGTCGTCGGTCGGATGATTGAAGTCCTTCTTGAAACGATCGTCAAGCGCCTTCAGAAGCGCTTCGAACTGCTTCTTGTGCCGCTCGGTGAACTCGTATTCGGCCTTGACGGAACCGCCGCCCGAAGAGTCGTAATCGACCGTCCAATCGGCAAAGCGCATCTCGGCGAACAACTGCATCCGCGGCGTGATCTCGGCATCGGCCAATTCATTCCAAGTGTTGCCGTCAAATCCCCGGAGGCTCGCAAAGATGTCCGGCGCATCGCTTGAACGCGCGTCAGTCCGGGCGCGTTCCTCGACGGCCTGGTCGACGACGACGATCCCGAGCGCGGCCTGCGCCGCTTTTTTGTCAAAGCCCGCGACCTCGAAGCCGAGTCCGGCCTCTTCGTTCGGCCGGTACGTTTCGCGTTCGGACTTCGCGGTGACGTTCAAGCGGCGCGGGTCCGGAAAGACGACGCGCCACGCGCTTTCGGCGTCTTCGTCACCGCCCTCGATATTGGCCGCGATCGTCAAGAACCCCTTGAATTCGGGACGAAAAGGCACACGCAGCGATGCTCGACCGTTCTTGGCTTTGACACGGTAAGACACGAGCGTCGAAGATTCCTTGAGAATGTCGACGATGATCGATTCGGACGGTTCGGACGAAAGCAGTTCGATCTTG
Protein-coding regions in this window:
- a CDS encoding carboxypeptidase regulatory-like domain-containing protein; translation: MSVKYLLAVAVFLILAGTASAQTIKINESSIAAVTETGRMTVTLPVESGAAGDARVKVELLDSTDKILDQTNSLYKLKSGTNKIEAALRIDADATVNELIWQRVRYSISQGGTSLDGIVSVSEIVPELFTLRIANIEEIHAGARFPVRINSYHPITNKAVGDVDVTAELEIELETDKEDDTLVLKGEGRTDANGFAEIVFLIPDSIRFDSEYSGTDVDVTGKKNGLTDTGDTSPNARNERTNVYFTSDKPIYQPGQTFHARALVMREKLKDSSITIVSGLDLTLSVEDEDGTVLSRQVVKTSEYGIAAIEWQIPPNAKLGTYSVEADSDEAEFRLDSHSFKVSRYELPNFVVKTSPDKDFYLPDQRVAEVSVDAMYLFGKPVASGTVKVVREGSRNWNYREQKWDIEEEAVYAGATGAGGKYKAKIDLGPAQDKFKDDEDSKFEDLNFTAYFTDSSTNRTEQKRFDLRISKEPIHVYVNKARRYSDHSPKIPYRLYVSTFTADGKPIACDVDVTGKYEDESATRPIATFRTSADGAGKTEFLVPKRADDNYLDDLEIKIAARDAENRTGTEKFGYELDEDERQIRVTADRSIYRKGQSLKIELLSSEPSESIIVDILKESSTLVSYRVKAKNGRASLRVPFRPEFKGFLTIAANIEGGDEDAESAWRVVFPDPRRLNVTAKSERETYRPNEEAGLGFEVAGFDKKAAQAALGIVVVDQAVEERARTDARSSDAPDIFASLRGFDGNTWNELADAEITPRMQLFAEMRFADWTVDYDSSGGGSVKAEYEFTERHKKQFEALLKALDDRFKKDFNHPTDDIGLRRILGEAGIDFDSFRDPWGMPFKAQFIVSRGDNLIAINSAGPNKRFGDLDDFRAAGISFDYFKKSGIAIVEAIKAYETRTGAFVRDTETLRAALAEKGISLESLIDRWGRPYRFEFGVYNRSFRTSIKSDGEKPDEDYDNFYVLNYYSDYFADLEKKIDEVLARYVAETKTFPADEAGFLSLIKTKGVDLQALRDGWGRPYYFNYEETSMFADRVTIENVAKQGEPLRETLSITPVTRRIGTFRILSLGENGTKDDYYDINIAAFSGILSEQVREDAKPKLVVPRTVFANGKSAVFGVVTDVNKASVAGAEVRVINSETAAESITSTNAEGAFLQTGLPAGIYSLRVASPGFKNTIVNQISLSAEQLLEVNVTLEAGAVNEVVTVFAGTNVINATETKISTTISRTGFAGIPRIISGGVLSLRIEPQKSGFQIDGASGSENVFKVDGLRVVTKSGGGGPSRAEPVRATPRLREYFPETLLFVPEIVTEKDGKIAIRYRLADNITTWKIYAVASDKQGRVGFAETSVKAFQPFFVDLDPPKFLTVGDEILLPAQVRNYTPQTQKVEVTMDRADWFAFIEPNQSRRTVEVPTNSSANAIFGFKANQAVTDGKQRVTAVAQTDSDAIEKPVTVRPDGEEIVRAESSLFNGSAAFDLDFPANALAKTQKAELKIFPNQMAHVTESVEGLLQRPYGCGEQTISSTYPNLMILKFVSGMNPKSEITNPKSPVMNMALKNLRRGYERLVGYQSSDGGFSYWGGTSESDLALTAYSLRFLTDAKAFVEVDESLIAKAREYLIKQQRADGSWTKKTQLGERRGFPPDENADDLRGAGFGDDAVRFENVGRSAEESARLSQDAKRRD